In Solanum stenotomum isolate F172 chromosome 6, ASM1918654v1, whole genome shotgun sequence, one DNA window encodes the following:
- the LOC125867077 gene encoding UPF0187 protein At3g61320, chloroplastic-like, translating into MTNPRTLFTIQSPTNASFSSHFTLKKPSKSQQQPPVYKKFTFRVLCSSQPSRTPQNSNLISTLVKILRVVPDWADKIQEGGMRKKRSLYKHETWVQHRSSLRHLRHLFSSINSRVVLSLIPPVIAFTSFAFVIACYNSAVSLHWLPEFFPILRASPQPYQLTAPALALLLVFRTEASYSRFEAGKKAWTKVIAGTNDFARQVIACVDKRDDVLKEALLQYIMAFPVALKCHIVYDSDIASDLKNLLEADDLALVVSSKHRPRCIIGFISQSLQSLNLEGTILSQLESKISCFHEGIGVCEQLLGIPIPLSYTRLTSRFLVLWHLTLPIILWDDCHWIVVPATFISAASLFCIEEVGVLIEEPFPMLALDELCQRVHDNIHEAMANEKQIQEIVNSKRKRSFSEHSPNGWPTS; encoded by the exons ATGACAAATCCAAGAACCCTCTTTACCATTCAATCTCCAACAAATGCATCTTTTTCTTCCCATTTTACCCTCAAGAAACCTTCAAAATCACAACAACAACCACCAGTCTATAAGAAGTTCACTTTTAGAGTTCTTTGTTCCTCTCAACCTTCAAGAACCCCACAGAATTCAAATCTAATTTCTACCCTTGTCAAGATTTTACGCGTAGTACCGGATTGGGCTGACAAAATTCAAGAAGGGGGTATGAGAAAAAAGAGATCTTTATACAAGCATGAGACTTGGGTGCAACATAGAAGTTCTTTAAGGCATCTTAGGCATTTGTTTTCGAGCATCAATTCGCGGGTTGTTTTGTCGTTGATTCCTCCTGTTATAGCTTTTACTTCATTTGCATTTGTGATTGCTTGTTATAATTCAGCAGTTTCACTGCATTGGTTGCCTGAGTTCTTCCCTATCTTGAGAGCTAGTCCACAGCCTTATCAGTTGACAGCTCCAGCTCTGGCGCTTTTATTGGTGTTTAGGACGGAGGCGTCTTACTCGAGGTTCGAAGCAGGGAAGAAGGCTTGGACTAAAGTGATTGCTGGAACTAATGATTTTGCTAGGCAGGTCATTGCTTGTGTTGATAAGAGGGATGATGTGCTCAAAGAGGCACTTTTGCAGTATATCATGGCATTTCCAGTTGccttaaag TGCCACATAGTATATGACTCGGATATAGCAAGTGATCTCAAAAACTTACTCGAGGCTGATGATCTAGCATTAGTTGTCAGTTCTAAGCATCGCCCTCGTTGCATCATTGGATTCATCTCTCAGAGCCTTCAGTCGTTAAACTTGGAGGGGACGATACTGAGTCAGCtg GAGTCAAAGATTTCTTGTTTCCATGAAGGTATTGGTGTATGTGAACAACTCTTGGGCATACCTATTCCCCTTTCATACACTCGATTGACGTCAAGGTTCTTAGTCCTTTGGCATCTAACTCTTCCTATTATACTTTGGGATGATTGCCACTGGATTGTGGTTCCTGCTACTTTCATAAGTGCGGCTTCCTTATTCTGCATCGAAGAG GTTGGTGTCCTTATTGAGGAGCCATTTCCAATGCTTGCACTCGATGAGCTCTGTCAGCGCGTTCATGACAACATCCACGAAGCAATGGCAAACGAAAAGCAGATTCAAGAAATAGTAAACAGCAAAAGAAAGAGAAGTTTTAGTGAACACTCTCCAAATGGTTGGCCAACCTCATAG
- the LOC125867087 gene encoding uncharacterized protein LOC125867087 produces the protein METRRPNSIGAQQPETLGQDDDDLSESESESEEGIQELEEEIRELEQQVQQMAEKIVDFRTTLPGQLKTTLDSILTAQRPLFDSPESQPGCSNQPPTSDVEEPGAALPGDVQKEAEKAQLLKQKITSNASAIPIVLNRMKEGMAKIDKLQSRNKVIHPAFKRGRTSR, from the exons ATGGAAACGAGAAGACCCAATTCGATCGGAGCACAGCAGCCGGAAACCCTAGGCCAAGACGACGATGACTTGTCGGAGTCGGAGTCGGAGTCAGAAGAAGGGATACAAGAACTGGAAGAAGAAATACGGGAACTGGAACAACAAGTTCAACAAATGGCTGAGAAAATTGTGGATTTCAGAACTACACTTCCGGGTCAGCTTAAAACTACTCTCGATTCCATTCTTACTGCTCAAAGACCCCTTTTTGATAGCCCCGAATCTCAACCTGGCTGCTCCAATCAACCACCCACATCTG ACGTAGAAGAGCCTGGTGCCGCCTTACCTGGAGATGTGCAGAAAGAAGCTGAAAAAGCACAGCTCCTTAAGCAGAAGATAACAAGTAATGCATCTGCCATACCTATTGTATTGAACAGGATGAAGGAAGGTATGGCGAAGATTGACAAGCTACAGTCTAGGAATAAAGTCATTCATCCTGCATTTAAAAGGGGAAGAACTAGCCGATAA